One Brassica napus cultivar Da-Ae chromosome C4, Da-Ae, whole genome shotgun sequence genomic region harbors:
- the LOC111212017 gene encoding ribulose bisphosphate carboxylase/oxygenase activase, chloroplastic-like: MAAAVSPVLSLNGSGAVAASVPATTFLGKKVVTSSRFSQSNKKSNGSSFKVVAVKEDKQTDGDRWRGLAYDTSDDQQDITRGKGMVDSVFQAPMGTGTHNAVLSSYEYISQGLKQYNLDNMMDGLYIAPAFMDKLVVHITKNFLTLPNIKVPLILGIWGGKGQGKSFQCELVMAKMGINPIMMSAGELESGNAGEPAKLIRQRYREAADMIKKGKMCVLFINDLDAGAGRMGGTTQYTVNNQMVNATLMNIADNPTNVQLPGMYNKEENARVPIIVTGNDFSTLYAPLIRDGRMEKFYWAPTREDRIGVCKGIFRTDKIKDEDIVKLVDQFPGQSIDFFGALRARVYDDEVRKFVEGLGVEKIGKRLVNSREGPPKFEQPEMTLDKLMEYGNMLVMEQENVKRVQLADQYLNEAALGDANADAIGRGTFYGKAAQQVNLPVPEGCTDPAAKNFDPTARSDDGTCVYNF; the protein is encoded by the exons ATGGCCGCCGCAGTATCACCAGTC TTGAGCTTGAACGGGTCGGGAGCAGTAGCTGCTTCAGTCCCAGCTACAACCTTCCTGGGAAAGAAAGTTGTAACATCATCAAGATTCTCCCAAAGCAACAAGAAGAGCAACGGATCATCATTCAAGGTGGTTGCTGTGAAAGAAGACAAACAAACCGATGGAGACAGATGGAGGGGACTTGCCTACGACACATCTGATGACCAACAAGACATCACCAGAGGCAAAGGTATGGTTGACTCTGTCTTCCAAGCTCCTATGGGAACCGGAACTCACAACGCCGTGCTTAGCTCCTATGAGTACATCAGCCAGGGTCTTAAGCA GTACAACTTGGACAACATGATGGATGGGCTTTACATTGCTCCGGCTTTCATGGACAAGCTTGTTGTTCACATCACCAAGAACTTCTTGACCTTGCCTAACATCAAG GTTCCACTTATTTTGGGTATTTGGGGAGGCAAAGGTCAAGGTAAATCCTTCCAGTGTGAGCTTGTCATGGCCAAGATGGGCATCAA CCCAATCATGATGAGTGCTGGAGAGCTTGAGAGCGGGAACGCAGGAGAACCAGCCAAACTTATCCGTCAAAGGTACCGTGAAGCAGCCGACATGATCAAGAAAGGAAAGATGTGTGTTCTCTTCATCAACGATCTTGACGCTGGTGCTGGCCGTATGGGTGGCACAACTCAGTACACAGTCAACAACCAGATGGTTAACGCAACGCTCATGAACATTGCTGACAACCCCACCAACGTCCAGCTACCAGGAATGTACAACAAGGAAGAAAACGCGCGTGTTCCCATCATTGTCACTGGTAACGATTTCTCCACTCTCTACGCTCCTCTCATCCGTGATGGACGTATGGAGAAGTTCTACTGGGCGCCGACTCGTGAAGACCGTATTGGTGTCTGCAAGGGTATCTTCAGAACTGACAAGATCAAGGATGAAGATATTGTCAAGCTTGTTGATCAGTTCCCTGGCCAATCCATTG ATTTCTTCGGTGCCTTGAGGGCTAGAGTGTACGATGATGAAGTGAGGAAGTTTGTTGAAGGACTCGGAGTGGAGAAGATAGGGAAGAGGCTGGTGAACTCGAGGGAAGGTCCTCCAAAGTTTGAGCAACCAGAGATGACACTTGATAAGCTTATGGAGTATGGAAACATGCTTGTGATGGAACAAGAGAACGTCAAGAGAGTCCAACTTGCTGACCAATACCTTAACGAGGCTGCTTTGGGAGACGCAAACGCGGACGCTATCGGCCGCGGAACTTTCTACG GAAAAGCAGCACAGCAAGTGAACCTTCCTGTGCCAGAAGGGTGTACTGATCCTGCGGCTAAGAACTTTGATCCAACGGCTAGAAGTGACGATGGAACTTGTGTCTACAACTTTTGA
- the LOC106390626 gene encoding probable E3 ubiquitin-protein ligase RHC2A codes for MASGSHWCYSCSRFVLISDSISCPDCDGGFLERLHQTPDSFHRQHRSPTRFPTPPTSNRSPNPVIVLRGSNPSDRSPFQMYYDDGSDSGLRPLPPSMTEFLLGSGFDRLLDQISQIELNNNSNNSRDHPPASKSAVEALPVIQIAPTHLESDSQSHCAVCKETFLLDSAAREMPCNHIYHPDCILPWLAIRNSCPVCRHELPAEEDDDVAAATVAARGEEEEEEAGMTIWRLPGGGFAVGRIPGGWRGGMPVVYTEVDGGRLGEERLPRRVARRGGSSGERSGGFAGRIMRLFGCFSGSSSSGSGSSSQGTRRSRSSFALFRTASSRRRHWLAS; via the coding sequence ATGGCTTCTGGATCTCACTGGTGCTACAGTTGCAGCCGCTTCGTCCTGATCTCCGACTCCATCTCCTGTCCTGATTGCGACGGAGGCTTCCTCGAACGCCTCCACCAAACCCCCGATTCATTCCACCGTCAGCACCGCAGCCCCACCAGATTCCCCACTCCTCCCACAAGCAACCGATCTCCCAATCCAGTCATCGTCCTCCGCGGATCTAACCCATCCGATCGATCCCCTTTCCAGATGTACTACGACGACGGTTCAGACTCGGGCCTCAGACCGTTACCCCCGAGCATGACGGAGTTTCTCTTAGGCTCAGGCTTCGATCGGTTGCTAGATCAAATCTCTCAGATCGAGCTCAACAACAACAGCAATAACTCACGTGATCATCCACCAGCTTCTAAATCAGCCGTCGAAGCTTTGCCGGTGATCCAAATCGCTCCGACTCATCTGGAATCGGATTCTCAGTCTCACTGCGCTGTTTGCAAAGAAACGTTCCTTCTCGACTCGGCAGCTCGCGAGATGCCGTGTAACCATATCTACCACCCTGACTGCATCCTCCCCTGGCTCGCGATTCGTAACTCCTGCCCCGTTTGCCGCCACGAGCTTCCGGCggaggaggatgatgatgtAGCAGCCGCTACGGTGGCGGCACGtggggaagaggaggaggaggaggcgggGATGACGATTTGGAGGTTGCCGGGTGGAGGATTCGCTGTGGGGAGGATCCCCGGAGGATGGAGAGGTGGAATGCCGGTGGTGTACACGGAGGTTGACGGTGGAAGACTCGGCGAAGAGAGGCTTCCGAGAAGGGTAGCTAGAAGAGGAGGAAGTAGTGGAGAGAGATCGGGTGGGTTTGCGGGTCGGATCATGAGACTCTTCGGATGTTTCAGCGGTTCATCGTCATCAGGGTCCGGGTCAAGTTCACAGGGAACACGTAGGAGCAGGTCGTCGTTTGCTCTGtttaggacagcttcttcaagGAGACGACATTGGCTAGCTTCATAA
- the LOC106435578 gene encoding aspartic proteinase PCS1-like, with protein sequence MMASSSSSSSLSNSLLQISVLLLIFPLTFCKISSPNQEPLVFSLKTKNVPQSSSDKLSFRHNVTLTVSLSVGSPPQNISMVLDTGSELSWLHCKKAPNLGSVFNPVSSSSYSPIPCSSPICRTRTRDLPIPASCDTKTHLCHVAVSYADATSLEGSLAHETFVIGSSARPGTIFGCMDSGLSSDSEEDAKTTGLMGMNRGSLSFVNQLGFSKFSYCISGSDSSGILLLGDASSSWPGPIQYTPLVSETTPLPYFDRVAYTVQLEGIRVGSKLLSLPKSMFVPDHTGAGQTMVDSGTQFTFLMGPVYSALKTEFMAQTKAVFKVVEDPNFVFQGTMDLCYRVGTLTRPNFSRLPVVSLMFRGAEMSVSGQKLLYRVNGAGLKGKDQVYCFTFGNSDLLGIEAFVIGHHHQQNVWMEFDLAKSRVGFGADVRCDQASQRLKSRM encoded by the coding sequence ATGAtggcttcatcatcatcatcttcttctctttcaaattcATTGCTTCAAATTTCAGTTTTGCTTCTTATTTTTCCTCTCACGTTCTGCAAGATATCTTCTCCGAATCAAGAACCACTCGTCTTCTCTCTCAAAACCAAGAATGTTCCACAGTCTTCTTCAGACAAGCTTTCTTTCAGACATAACGTCACTCTCACCGTCTCTCTCTCCGTCGGCTCTCCACCGCAAAACATCTCGATGGTTCTTGACACCGGAAGCGAGCTTTCATGGCTTCACTGCAAGAAAGCTCCCAACTTAGGATCCGTGTTTAACCCGGTTTCGTCCTCCTCTTACTCGCCTATACCTTGCTCCTCGCCAATATGCAGGACCCGGACCCGGGACTTGCCCATACCCGCTTCATGTGACACGAAGACCCATCTTTGCCACGTGGCAGTCTCCTACGCCGACGCTACCTCACTAGAAGGCAGCTTAGCTCACGAGACGTTCGTAATCGGATCTTCAGCCCGACCCGGAACTATATTCGGGTGCATGGACTCGGGTTTAAGCTCTGATTCGGAGGAGGACGCTAAAACAACCGGTTTAATGGGAATGAACCGGGGCTCTTTATCGTTTGTTAACCAGCTGGGTTTCTCAAAATTCTCTTATTGCATATCCGGTTCAGACTCCTCCGGTATTCTGCTTCTTGGTGACGCGAGTTCCTCCTGGCCCGGTCCTATCCAGTACACGCCTTTGGTTAGTGAAACGACGCCGTTACCGTATTTCGACCGGGTCGCTTACACGGTCCAGTTAGAAGGAATTCGGGTCGGGTCAAAGTTGCTGTCTTTACCCAAATCCATGTTCGTACCGGACCATACCGGGGCAGGTCAGACGATGGTCGATTCCGGTACACAATTCACGTTCCTGATGGGTCCGGTTTACTCCGCCTTGAAAACCGAGTTTATGGCGCAAACCAAGGCGGTTTTCAAAGTTGTAGAAGATCCAAATTTTGTGTTCCAAGGGACAATGGACCTCTGTTACCGGGTTGGGACGTTAACCCGGCCCAATTTCTCGAGGTTGCCCGTTGTTAGTTTAATGTTTCGTGGCGCGGAGATGAGCGTGTCGGGTCAGAAGCTGTTGTACCGGGTAAACGGAGCCGGGTTAAAAGGAAAAGATCAGGTGTATTGCTTCACATTTGGGAACTCCGATCTTCTGGGAATAGAAGCGTTTGTGATtggtcatcatcatcaacagaACGTGTGGATGGAGTTTGATCTGGCTAAATCAAGGGTTGGATTTGGTGCTGACGTTAGATGTGATCAAGCTAGTCAACGGCTCAAATCGCGAATGTGA
- the BNAUNNG03200D gene encoding small polypeptide DEVIL 11 encodes MASTGLTRSGSAPQFHLDEKWKLAKKDSLSGGAARITRSSSTSSIPMNGGKKTHKQGRCAFTRKCARLVKEQRARFYIMRRCVIMLVCWRDNYSDS; translated from the coding sequence ATGGCATCAACAGGCCTGACTCGATCGGGAAGTGCGCCGCAGTTCCATCTAGACGAGAAGTGGAAGCTTGCCAAGAAAGACAGTTTAAGCGGCGGCGCGGCGAGGATCACACGCTCCTCCTCCACGTCTTCTATCCCCATGAACGGCGGCAAGAAGACGCATAAACAAGGGAGATGCGCTTTTACAAGGAAGTGCGCGAGGTTGGTCAAAGAACAGAGAGCTCGTTTCTACATCATGCGTCGATGCGTGATCATGCTTGTCTGCTGGAGAGATAATTACTCAGATTCTTGA